Proteins encoded together in one Fimbriiglobus ruber window:
- a CDS encoding DUF1559 domain-containing protein, which yields MRLSTLRRGARKGFSLIELLVVIAIIALLIALLLPAIQKAREAAARTTCANNMRQIGIGLHTYHDNNRCFPASGEALAASGQGTAFYTQSMFTHLLPYVEHNDIYQLFDDLTLPYNATPGNIAAAQSVIQEFLCPTNPLRPRTGTDSLGFGYCDYMPIAYTNLSSTPSVSLTASTGGVPLGSTTGIGRWPGALNANYANSVNAVATTAFPGGQVTINDPNAPASLVGAGGNGMFIVNTQKVAAALPNITTANNGAQGPVQSDIIDGLAHTIAMVEDVGRVEGLGTPHYLDGVGAQLPASNSGHRAAWRWAEPDTANGVSGPNSASPSVTYGQKNFKVINNFNVPIGGPAQCPWTVTNCGPNDEAFSFHANGCNVLFCDGHVTFMRDDVDSATFLRLLTPIEGVAPPTVDF from the coding sequence ATGCGCCTCTCGACGCTGCGACGCGGGGCCCGCAAGGGTTTCTCGTTGATCGAGCTGCTGGTGGTCATTGCGATCATCGCGCTGCTCATCGCCCTCTTGCTGCCGGCCATCCAAAAGGCCCGCGAAGCGGCCGCCCGCACCACCTGCGCGAACAACATGCGGCAGATCGGCATCGGTCTGCACACGTACCACGACAACAACCGCTGCTTCCCGGCGTCCGGTGAAGCCCTCGCCGCGAGCGGCCAGGGGACCGCGTTCTACACGCAGTCGATGTTCACCCACCTGCTGCCGTACGTCGAACACAACGACATCTACCAACTGTTCGACGACCTGACCCTGCCGTACAACGCGACGCCCGGGAACATCGCCGCCGCGCAATCCGTCATCCAGGAATTCCTCTGCCCCACCAACCCGCTGCGCCCGCGCACCGGGACCGACTCCCTGGGCTTCGGCTACTGCGACTACATGCCGATCGCGTACACCAACCTGAGCAGCACCCCCTCCGTCAGCTTGACCGCTAGCACCGGGGGCGTGCCCCTCGGTTCGACGACCGGCATCGGCCGGTGGCCCGGCGCCCTCAACGCCAACTACGCCAACTCCGTGAACGCGGTCGCTACCACCGCCTTCCCGGGCGGCCAAGTCACCATCAACGACCCGAACGCCCCCGCTTCCCTCGTCGGGGCCGGCGGCAACGGGATGTTCATTGTGAACACGCAGAAGGTGGCCGCCGCCCTGCCGAACATCACGACCGCCAACAACGGGGCTCAAGGGCCCGTCCAGAGCGACATCATCGACGGTCTGGCCCACACGATCGCCATGGTCGAAGACGTCGGTCGGGTCGAAGGGCTCGGTACGCCGCACTACCTCGACGGCGTCGGCGCTCAACTCCCCGCGTCCAACTCCGGCCACCGCGCCGCGTGGCGGTGGGCCGAACCCGACACCGCGAACGGCGTCTCGGGACCGAACAGCGCCAGCCCGTCCGTGACCTACGGCCAGAAGAACTTCAAGGTCATCAACAACTTCAACGTCCCGATCGGCGGCCCGGCCCAGTGCCCCTGGACCGTCACCAACTGCGGCCCGAACGACGAGGCCTTCAGCTTCCACGCGAACGGGTGCAACGTCCTGTTCTGCGACGGCCACGTGACCTTCATGCGGGACGACGTGGACTCGGCCACCTTCCTCCGGCTGTTGACCCCGATCGAAGGCGTCGCCCCGCCGACCGTCGACTTCTAA
- a CDS encoding DUF1559 domain-containing protein, translating into MRSFAASSGFRTRRAFTLIELLVVIAIISILISLLLPAVQKAREAAARIQCSNNLRQIGIAYLSYEVDRRVLPSVGFNNQSTATPVWPAPDTSNLQSVFTQLLPYVEHNDVYQSFGAPKSGYNFSSSNVPAAQNAINTFLCPSNPLRATTGADSLGFGLTDFAPVAACQINPAWTPGGPLRGFYPGGATPPAFPGIQDFGAFIDPPGPVTQILDGTSNTIGIVEMAGRTEHFGTSTVTDPNAGGATADLLPSGGTKVNVWRWGEPQSATTISGPPIGTAPANTKILNNNARPLGGPTTCPWTAQDCGPNGEPFSFHGNGVNVVFMDGHVTFIRDDIDPITIRRLLTASEGIASGYLDQ; encoded by the coding sequence ATGCGATCGTTCGCCGCCTCATCAGGTTTCCGCACCCGCCGGGCGTTCACCCTGATCGAGTTACTGGTCGTTATCGCCATTATTTCCATCCTGATTTCACTCCTGCTACCGGCCGTGCAGAAGGCGCGCGAGGCCGCCGCACGGATTCAATGTTCGAACAACCTGCGGCAAATAGGAATCGCGTATCTTTCCTACGAAGTGGACCGCCGGGTGCTGCCGTCGGTCGGGTTCAACAACCAATCGACGGCGACTCCGGTTTGGCCGGCTCCGGACACCAGCAACCTCCAGTCCGTGTTCACTCAGCTTTTACCGTACGTCGAGCACAATGACGTCTACCAGAGCTTTGGGGCTCCAAAATCCGGCTATAATTTTTCGAGCAGTAACGTTCCCGCGGCTCAGAATGCAATCAACACGTTCCTCTGCCCCAGCAACCCGCTGCGCGCCACGACCGGGGCGGACAGCCTCGGATTCGGCTTAACCGACTTCGCACCCGTCGCCGCGTGCCAGATTAACCCGGCCTGGACTCCCGGCGGACCTCTGAGGGGATTTTACCCTGGCGGCGCCACCCCTCCCGCCTTCCCCGGAATCCAGGACTTCGGAGCATTCATCGATCCGCCTGGGCCCGTCACTCAGATCCTGGACGGTACGAGCAACACCATTGGGATCGTCGAAATGGCCGGCCGTACGGAGCACTTTGGAACGTCTACCGTTACGGACCCGAACGCCGGCGGCGCGACCGCCGATCTGCTTCCGTCCGGTGGTACCAAAGTGAACGTGTGGCGGTGGGGCGAGCCGCAGTCCGCTACCACGATATCCGGGCCGCCGATCGGAACCGCGCCCGCTAACACGAAGATTTTGAACAACAACGCCCGCCCGCTGGGCGGCCCAACGACATGCCCGTGGACCGCCCAGGACTGTGGGCCCAACGGCGAACCGTTCAGTTTCCACGGCAACGGAGTCAACGTCGTTTTCATGGACGGCCACGTGACTTTCATCCGTGACGACATCGACCCGATCACCATCCGGCGGCTCCTGACGGCCTCGGAGGGTATTGCTTCCGGCTACCTCGACCAATGA
- a CDS encoding type II toxin-antitoxin system VapC family toxin, producing the protein MTSPDMDAALLDTDILSEVIKQRNATIIAKAVAYLGQHGPFIISAFSRFEVRRGYLHKNAGQQLVRFAVFCSHSVVLPVTDAVLDRAAYLWAEARHGGHSCGDADLSIAASALEHGLVLVTGNLRHFAWVTGLKIEDWRTP; encoded by the coding sequence GTGACATCGCCTGATATGGACGCCGCCCTACTCGACACCGACATCCTTTCGGAAGTCATCAAGCAACGAAACGCAACGATCATCGCTAAAGCTGTTGCTTACCTCGGGCAACACGGGCCGTTCATCATTTCGGCGTTCAGCCGATTTGAAGTCCGGCGCGGCTACCTCCACAAGAACGCGGGACAGCAACTCGTCCGGTTCGCGGTGTTTTGCAGCCATTCGGTCGTCCTTCCGGTGACCGACGCCGTTTTAGATCGGGCTGCATATCTCTGGGCAGAAGCACGACACGGCGGACATTCTTGCGGTGACGCCGATCTCAGTATCGCGGCATCGGCACTCGAACACGGCCTTGTTCTCGTTACGGGCAACCTCCGCCACTTTGCCTGGGTAACCGGCCTGAAGATCGAAGACTGGCGGACCCCGTGA
- a CDS encoding tetratricopeptide repeat protein, whose translation MTHDPVAEVPPLSLPGGGTTDRSYDLHFRAATAALQRCDYNLAAAEYTHCVQLDPSRAEAFARRGDVWKVLGRYDVAIADYSQYMRVDPRSEAVVFGRGQLFAFLDRHKDAVADFDTAIEINPANAAAYLSRGQSRARFGDAPGAAADFGRAIELAPGNGVAYLERGTALIDLQQYKEAIGDLTRAVQLNPFLGAAVARRAEAHGKLGQYELAAADLSEALRLDPLNPQLYAIRGDIHLRLKSVEAALQDYAEALRLAPGNPDLLARRGMVCLEAKRYDEAAADLTEVLRLVPGKPEWLRARGEARLQKGEPDLALADFSEAARKAPNYGPAYLGQARVCISRGDFGMAIPYLDRAAELAPNLAEVFYQRARCHLNQDRAALAEIDAARAIELTPDDPAPRQLRAEIAIRGERYEEAYDDLANLVRLTPNDPAVFLLRGKLEFRRKRLDAAVQDLTITLKMNPSLTEALAERATVFRAQRRHYDALNDLISAVHQNPKYSAEYLVQRGIVHGSQGEYNRAIADFLVALQLDPENKGAAKGKELVSQLRDQQGPHGPAQGADDQHAEAERVLSGDAGGPKRVTHWKSPVQPRGVPGGSVPGGGGQRLGAAAARLPQTARVPRTSRIPKPKPRPIEAPAEVVPDEEPVVVAYDPSFEAEGAVALADPDVTVEREPRTARTALKARKPVSTKLKDKPDTRKPAPTRSEKSAPTRPAAPALEPLSTKLAAPPLKPAGFPNKTATSQALRPKKKAAKAKQSFWKGLFKPADDEEESKLRKYGKFAVIPIGLLAGAFTLYNALGLGEPSLDDIIKKGKTFSVPVAATVTAEQLWSESEKDSRKYATKYVEVSGAVRKVISEPRKNAVVLESPNANFGVEVDFNTKDDVQAIKAGDKVVMTGEVQPKQANANLSLRDGRVKPKQ comes from the coding sequence ATGACGCACGACCCCGTGGCCGAGGTGCCGCCCCTCTCCCTGCCGGGGGGAGGCACGACCGACCGCTCGTACGACCTCCACTTCCGGGCCGCGACCGCCGCCCTCCAGCGGTGCGATTACAACCTCGCCGCCGCCGAGTACACGCACTGCGTCCAACTCGACCCGTCCCGGGCGGAGGCGTTCGCCCGCCGCGGGGACGTCTGGAAGGTTCTCGGCCGGTACGACGTCGCGATCGCCGACTACTCCCAGTACATGCGGGTCGATCCGCGGAGTGAGGCCGTCGTCTTCGGCCGCGGCCAGTTGTTCGCCTTCCTCGACCGGCACAAGGACGCGGTCGCCGATTTCGACACCGCCATCGAAATCAACCCGGCGAACGCGGCCGCCTACCTCAGCCGCGGGCAATCCCGCGCCCGGTTCGGGGACGCCCCCGGCGCCGCCGCCGATTTCGGCCGGGCGATCGAACTGGCCCCGGGCAACGGCGTCGCGTACCTCGAGCGCGGGACGGCCCTGATCGACCTCCAACAGTACAAGGAGGCCATCGGCGACCTGACCCGCGCCGTCCAACTCAACCCCTTTCTCGGCGCGGCCGTAGCACGCCGGGCGGAAGCGCACGGGAAACTCGGGCAGTACGAGTTGGCCGCCGCCGACCTGTCCGAGGCCCTCCGCCTCGATCCCCTGAACCCCCAACTGTACGCCATCCGCGGCGACATCCACCTCCGCCTCAAGTCGGTGGAAGCGGCCCTGCAGGATTACGCCGAGGCCCTCCGACTGGCCCCGGGTAACCCCGACCTGCTCGCCCGCCGCGGGATGGTTTGCCTGGAAGCTAAGCGGTATGACGAGGCGGCCGCCGACCTGACCGAGGTCCTGCGCCTCGTGCCCGGCAAACCCGAGTGGCTGCGGGCGCGGGGCGAAGCCCGCCTGCAAAAGGGCGAGCCGGATCTCGCACTGGCGGACTTCTCCGAGGCGGCCCGTAAGGCTCCGAACTACGGGCCGGCGTACCTCGGGCAGGCCCGCGTGTGCATCTCGCGGGGGGATTTCGGGATGGCCATCCCGTACCTCGACCGGGCGGCCGAGTTGGCCCCGAACCTGGCCGAGGTGTTTTACCAGCGGGCCCGCTGTCACCTCAACCAGGACCGGGCGGCCCTCGCCGAGATCGACGCCGCCCGCGCGATCGAACTGACGCCCGACGACCCGGCCCCGCGGCAGTTGCGGGCGGAGATCGCGATCCGCGGCGAGCGCTACGAGGAGGCTTACGACGACCTGGCCAATCTGGTCCGGCTGACGCCGAACGACCCGGCGGTCTTCCTCCTGCGGGGTAAGCTGGAGTTCCGCCGCAAGCGTCTAGACGCGGCCGTCCAGGACCTGACGATCACGCTCAAGATGAACCCGTCCCTGACGGAAGCCCTCGCCGAGCGGGCGACCGTGTTCCGCGCCCAGCGGCGGCACTACGACGCCTTGAACGACTTGATCTCGGCCGTCCACCAGAACCCGAAATACTCGGCCGAATACCTCGTCCAGCGTGGCATCGTCCACGGCAGTCAGGGCGAATACAACCGGGCGATCGCGGACTTCCTGGTCGCGCTCCAACTCGACCCCGAGAACAAGGGGGCGGCCAAGGGGAAGGAACTCGTCTCCCAGTTGCGTGACCAGCAAGGGCCGCACGGCCCCGCACAAGGCGCGGACGACCAGCACGCGGAAGCCGAGCGTGTGTTGAGTGGCGACGCCGGCGGCCCCAAGAGAGTCACGCACTGGAAATCCCCGGTCCAACCCCGGGGCGTACCCGGAGGGAGCGTACCCGGAGGAGGGGGCCAACGCCTGGGCGCGGCGGCAGCGCGGCTGCCCCAGACGGCCCGCGTCCCCCGGACGTCTCGCATCCCGAAGCCGAAGCCGCGACCCATCGAGGCACCCGCCGAGGTCGTGCCGGACGAGGAACCCGTCGTCGTGGCCTACGACCCGTCCTTCGAGGCGGAAGGGGCGGTGGCGCTGGCCGATCCCGACGTGACCGTCGAGCGGGAACCCCGGACGGCCCGCACCGCGCTCAAAGCCCGGAAACCGGTCTCGACCAAACTCAAAGACAAGCCGGATACCCGGAAACCCGCCCCCACGCGATCTGAAAAGTCGGCCCCCACCCGCCCGGCCGCCCCGGCGCTCGAACCGCTCTCGACCAAGTTGGCCGCGCCCCCGCTGAAACCCGCGGGTTTTCCAAACAAGACGGCTACGTCCCAGGCCCTGAGACCGAAGAAGAAAGCGGCCAAGGCGAAGCAGAGTTTTTGGAAGGGGCTGTTCAAACCGGCGGACGACGAAGAAGAAAGCAAGCTCCGTAAGTACGGGAAGTTCGCCGTCATCCCGATCGGACTTCTGGCCGGGGCATTTACCCTTTACAACGCGCTGGGGCTCGGCGAACCGTCGTTGGACGACATCATCAAGAAGGGGAAAACGTTTTCCGTGCCCGTCGCCGCCACGGTCACGGCCGAGCAACTGTGGTCCGAGAGCGAGAAGGATTCGAGAAAATACGCGACCAAGTACGTCGAGGTGTCGGGCGCGGTCAGGAAAGTGATTTCGGAGCCCCGAAAGAACGCGGTCGTCCTGGAAAGCCCGAACGCCAACTTCGGCGTCGAGGTCGACTTCAACACCAAGGACGACGTTCAGGCGATAAAAGCCGGCGACAAGGTGGTGATGACGGGAGAGGTCCAGCCCAAACAGGCGAACGCGAATCTGTCCCTCCGCGACGGGCGCGTCAAGCCGAAGCAGTAA
- a CDS encoding tetratricopeptide repeat protein, translating into MGIATEKAPGGSRNPLAIGFGLVVLTLVAYWGVWNFGFFSYDDDQYVFNNPAVRGGLGPAGWVYAWTSFDMGHWQPVTWLSFELDATLFGVRPAAYHATNLTLHVCNVLLVFAVLRKLSGAVWRSALVAALFAVHPMHVESVAWVSERKDVLSTLFFLLTLLAYAWYAERPSWRRLAAVSAAMAAGLLAKTMLVTLPFVLLLLDYWPLRRLTPFGVSAARVDPGPEGIARPFGRLLLEKLPLFALAIAGCVMAIVPQPAAGALTALPLEARLQNACTAYGMYLWKTAVPNDLAVLYPRTTNYPQVAESVGIAALVLAITGAALVTGRRYPYVAVGWCWFVGALVPVSGLVPVGPQLAADRFTYIPHIGLFIAVVWSANAVRVRTGGAWPVAAGIAGVVLLGAVVVGRGQLGYWASSRAMWEHTAEVTDENWIAHTHLGILLRSEKKPREAEKHLRTALEFAPDQPDAHFELGLICAAGDRLQEAATHFEATLRSEPNRSQAHANLAIALFQLGRENDAAIHMRTALELDPNSADFHFSQGMMFEMKGDRTAAHRHFSEAARLNPNDKAARAAAARTGPP; encoded by the coding sequence ATGGGTATCGCAACGGAAAAAGCGCCCGGCGGTTCGCGTAACCCGCTGGCGATCGGTTTCGGCCTCGTCGTACTCACCTTGGTCGCATACTGGGGCGTCTGGAACTTCGGGTTCTTTTCTTACGACGACGACCAGTACGTGTTCAACAACCCGGCCGTCCGCGGGGGGCTCGGACCGGCCGGTTGGGTTTACGCCTGGACCTCGTTCGACATGGGTCACTGGCAGCCCGTCACGTGGTTGTCGTTCGAACTCGACGCGACGCTGTTCGGAGTTCGGCCCGCGGCTTACCACGCGACCAACCTGACCCTCCACGTCTGTAACGTCCTGCTCGTGTTCGCGGTGCTGCGTAAGCTCTCCGGGGCAGTCTGGCGCAGTGCCCTCGTCGCGGCCCTGTTCGCGGTTCACCCGATGCACGTCGAATCCGTGGCGTGGGTGTCCGAGCGGAAGGACGTGCTGAGTACGCTTTTTTTCCTCCTCACCCTGCTCGCCTACGCCTGGTACGCGGAGCGCCCTTCCTGGCGGCGACTGGCGGCGGTGTCGGCCGCGATGGCCGCCGGCTTGCTCGCCAAGACCATGCTCGTCACCCTTCCCTTCGTACTGCTACTACTCGACTATTGGCCCCTCCGCCGGCTGACGCCGTTTGGCGTTTCCGCGGCGCGCGTCGATCCTGGTCCTGAGGGTATAGCGCGCCCATTCGGTCGGCTCTTGTTGGAAAAACTCCCGTTGTTCGCACTCGCGATCGCCGGCTGCGTCATGGCGATCGTGCCCCAACCGGCCGCGGGCGCACTGACCGCGCTCCCACTGGAAGCGCGGCTGCAAAACGCCTGCACGGCTTACGGAATGTATCTGTGGAAGACGGCCGTGCCGAATGATCTGGCCGTACTCTACCCGCGAACCACGAACTACCCGCAGGTCGCCGAATCCGTCGGCATCGCGGCTCTGGTGCTGGCGATCACTGGCGCGGCCCTGGTCACGGGCCGACGGTATCCTTACGTCGCGGTCGGGTGGTGTTGGTTCGTCGGGGCGTTGGTGCCGGTCAGTGGGTTGGTCCCGGTCGGCCCTCAACTGGCGGCCGACCGGTTCACGTACATCCCGCACATCGGCTTGTTCATTGCGGTCGTCTGGTCGGCCAATGCCGTTCGGGTTCGGACCGGCGGCGCGTGGCCGGTGGCGGCGGGGATCGCCGGGGTCGTGTTGCTCGGGGCCGTCGTCGTCGGCCGGGGCCAACTCGGGTATTGGGCGAGTAGCCGGGCCATGTGGGAACACACGGCCGAAGTCACGGACGAGAACTGGATAGCCCACACCCACCTCGGCATCTTGCTCCGCAGCGAAAAGAAACCGCGCGAGGCCGAAAAGCACCTCCGGACCGCGTTGGAATTCGCCCCCGATCAACCAGACGCGCACTTCGAACTCGGGCTGATCTGTGCGGCCGGCGATCGCCTCCAGGAAGCCGCCACCCACTTCGAGGCGACGCTCCGCTCCGAGCCCAACCGATCTCAAGCGCACGCGAACCTCGCCATAGCGCTGTTCCAACTGGGGCGAGAAAACGACGCCGCGATACACATGCGGACCGCCCTCGAACTCGATCCGAACTCCGCCGACTTTCACTTCAGCCAGGGCATGATGTTCGAGATGAAAGGCGACCGGACAGCCGCGCATCGACACTTTTCCGAGGCCGCGCGCCTCAACCCGAACGACAAAGCGGCCCGCGCCGCGGCGGCGCGAACCGGGCCGCCGTGA